A stretch of the Synechocystis sp. PCC 7338 genome encodes the following:
- a CDS encoding class I SAM-dependent methyltransferase, whose protein sequence is MAQNILPALLDHIRQSPQQRLTFAEFMEWVLYQPDYGYYSSGQVDIGIRGDFVTAIALGADFGELLAEQFLEMWQRLGEPDRFDLLELGAGTGAFAQTVLAQAQKLHPEFFAALQYHIIEESAALRRRQTDLLEPWREIGKIQWQTWPELANDSLVGCCFSNEFFDALPVHRVGIKQGVLQEQYIEAGATDFISVWDDLSTEKLVDYFASFGLQLTCPPYKENYETEVNLAAQQALEEIARILAQGWVLTVDYGHPAGKYYHPQRSGGTLQCYFQQRHHDNPFVNLGQQDVTAHVNFTALEWWGECYGLNRLDFSQQGPFLMNLGLGDRLADLSSGQYDLNEIFSRRAILHQLIDPNGLGKFGVLLQGKELNTSMKEPTLRGFKPPTALEMGNLPIAG, encoded by the coding sequence ATGGCCCAGAATATTCTCCCCGCTCTCCTTGACCACATCCGCCAAAGCCCCCAACAACGGCTCACTTTTGCGGAGTTTATGGAGTGGGTGCTCTATCAACCCGATTATGGCTATTACAGCAGTGGTCAGGTGGACATTGGCATTCGAGGGGATTTTGTCACAGCGATCGCCTTGGGGGCGGATTTTGGGGAACTGTTAGCTGAGCAATTTCTGGAAATGTGGCAACGGCTGGGGGAACCGGATCGCTTTGATCTTTTAGAATTAGGCGCTGGAACGGGGGCCTTTGCCCAAACAGTATTGGCCCAGGCACAAAAGCTACATCCCGAATTTTTCGCCGCCTTACAGTACCACATCATTGAGGAGTCCGCCGCTCTCCGCAGAAGACAAACTGATCTATTAGAGCCCTGGCGGGAAATCGGCAAAATACAATGGCAAACTTGGCCGGAGTTGGCCAATGACAGCTTAGTGGGCTGTTGTTTTAGCAATGAATTTTTCGACGCTCTCCCTGTCCATCGGGTGGGCATCAAACAAGGGGTTTTGCAAGAGCAATATATTGAGGCGGGGGCAACGGACTTTATCAGTGTTTGGGACGATCTTTCCACTGAAAAATTAGTGGATTACTTTGCCAGCTTTGGTTTGCAACTGACCTGCCCCCCCTACAAGGAGAATTATGAAACCGAAGTTAATCTGGCCGCCCAACAGGCCCTAGAAGAAATTGCACGGATTTTAGCCCAGGGGTGGGTATTAACGGTGGATTATGGCCATCCAGCGGGGAAATACTACCATCCCCAACGCTCCGGAGGTACTTTGCAATGCTATTTCCAACAACGGCACCACGACAATCCCTTTGTCAATTTGGGGCAACAGGACGTCACTGCCCATGTCAACTTCACTGCCCTGGAATGGTGGGGAGAATGCTATGGTCTGAACCGTTTAGACTTTAGCCAACAGGGGCCTTTTTTGATGAATCTTGGCCTTGGCGATCGCCTAGCAGACCTATCCAGTGGTCAGTATGATCTGAACGAAATTTTTTCCCGACGGGCTATTTTGCATCAATTAATTGATCCCAATGGCCTTGGTAAATTTGGAGTGCTACTACAGGGTAAGGAGCTAAATACCTCGATGAAGGAACCAACTTTGCGGGGTTTTAAGCCCCCAACGGCGTTAGAAATGGGAAATTTACCAATAGCGGGCTAG
- a CDS encoding A-adding tRNA nucleotidyltransferase, producing the protein MDLILCHQTADFDVLGAAVGLAKLHPGSRIVLTGGSHPTVRQFLALHRNEFPLIELRSVNSDKIRSLYIVDNQQGDRLGKATDWLTLPHVQQVAIYDHHLNSPRDIEADILELEAVGASTTLIVEKLQRTDINLSMVEASVMALGIHVDTGSLTFTQTTVRDVKALAWLMEQGANLRLIGEYADPGFPPPLQFLFAEAMQNLRKEMVRGYWLGSVLLTTESFVPGLSHLTERLLSLTECDALLLGHVYDKGKDKTKSSGEQGKTGATDNQRFSLIGRTRIPDTDLTQLLEPYGGGGHAQAAAVNLRDIEPTEVMADIYQGLQRQIPKPLLARDFMSSPVRTIRPHTTIEQAQRILFRYGHSGLTVVNQEEKLVGIISRRDLDLALHHGFSHAPVKGYMTRNVKTIDPDTPLPRIEAIMVADDVGRLPVMAGDTLVGIVTRTDVLRQLLQDKQEQSERFGDRLATPGQNFGQGSLLQLLKTHLPTATWQLLTIAAHQAQARGWHLYLVGGAVRDLWLRHSQGAEKHQNIAFQDIDLVVDGFHTKADVGAGVELAQALQGDYPGARLSVHGEFQTAALLWHKDPQLDSLWVDIATARTEFYPYPAANPEVEASSIRQDLYRRDFTINALSIRLTNPSPGKLLDFFGGMNDLQNQQVRVLHANSFIEDPTRIYRAVRFVVRLGFDLEPQTETYIRYAIASGVYERWRLTEHPTPALTTRLKAELSIILKAPYWKGALTLLADLDALKCLHPELKLTEQLWWQVRCLSRWLRWLDPERQLEHWLLRLGILLGALPQQERIKIATGLQLPKTMIDGLAHLERMETAIAEGLGSQPCPRASVIYQTLKGYDRAYLFLVAARGHKLLRKQIWFYFNQLCQVSPFLTGHDLKALGYKPGPQFKQILADLLNACLDGELGDRQQEEAWLNAHYSLPEKV; encoded by the coding sequence ATGGATTTAATCCTTTGTCACCAAACGGCGGACTTTGATGTGTTGGGAGCCGCGGTAGGGCTAGCTAAACTCCATCCTGGCAGTCGCATTGTGCTCACTGGGGGTTCCCATCCCACGGTGCGGCAATTTTTAGCGCTCCATCGTAACGAATTTCCCCTAATTGAACTCCGTAGCGTTAACTCCGATAAAATTCGTTCTCTCTACATTGTCGATAATCAACAAGGCGATCGCCTGGGCAAAGCGACGGATTGGTTAACGTTACCCCATGTGCAACAGGTTGCTATTTACGACCATCACCTCAACAGTCCTAGGGATATTGAAGCGGATATTTTGGAACTGGAAGCGGTGGGAGCCAGTACGACCTTAATTGTGGAGAAATTACAAAGGACAGACATCAACCTTTCTATGGTGGAAGCTTCCGTGATGGCCTTGGGCATCCATGTGGACACGGGCAGTTTAACCTTTACCCAAACCACTGTGCGGGACGTAAAGGCCCTGGCTTGGTTGATGGAACAGGGGGCCAATTTACGTTTGATTGGGGAGTACGCCGACCCCGGATTTCCCCCTCCCCTACAATTTTTGTTTGCAGAAGCGATGCAAAACCTCCGTAAGGAAATGGTACGGGGTTATTGGCTCGGTTCGGTGCTGTTAACCACGGAAAGTTTTGTGCCGGGGTTATCCCATCTCACGGAAAGGTTGTTATCCCTGACAGAATGTGACGCCCTATTGCTGGGTCATGTTTACGACAAAGGTAAAGATAAAACTAAAAGCAGTGGAGAGCAAGGAAAAACCGGAGCCACTGATAACCAACGCTTTTCCCTCATTGGCCGGACTCGTATCCCCGATACTGATTTAACCCAACTGCTGGAACCCTATGGTGGTGGTGGCCATGCCCAGGCGGCGGCGGTGAATTTGCGAGATATTGAACCCACGGAGGTTATGGCGGATATTTACCAAGGTTTGCAAAGACAAATTCCCAAACCCTTATTGGCTAGGGATTTTATGTCTTCCCCGGTGCGCACTATTCGACCCCACACCACCATTGAGCAGGCCCAAAGGATTTTGTTTCGTTATGGCCATTCTGGTTTGACGGTGGTTAACCAGGAGGAAAAATTGGTGGGCATCATTTCCCGTCGGGATTTGGATTTAGCTCTGCACCACGGCTTTAGCCATGCCCCAGTGAAAGGTTATATGACCCGTAACGTTAAAACCATTGATCCTGACACTCCTCTGCCTCGCATTGAAGCCATTATGGTGGCCGACGATGTGGGGCGCTTACCGGTCATGGCTGGGGATACCCTGGTGGGCATTGTTACCCGCACCGATGTGTTGCGGCAATTATTGCAGGATAAACAGGAGCAATCGGAACGGTTTGGCGATCGCCTGGCCACTCCTGGTCAGAATTTTGGCCAAGGCAGCCTACTGCAACTACTCAAAACCCATTTACCGACGGCCACCTGGCAATTGCTAACCATAGCGGCTCACCAAGCTCAGGCTAGGGGTTGGCATTTATATCTAGTGGGAGGAGCAGTGCGGGATCTGTGGCTCCGCCATTCCCAGGGTGCAGAAAAACACCAAAATATTGCCTTCCAAGACATTGATTTGGTGGTGGACGGTTTCCATACCAAGGCCGATGTGGGGGCAGGGGTGGAATTGGCCCAAGCTCTGCAGGGAGACTATCCCGGCGCGAGGTTATCGGTGCATGGAGAATTTCAAACGGCAGCGTTACTTTGGCACAAAGATCCCCAGCTAGATTCCCTCTGGGTAGACATTGCCACTGCCAGAACGGAATTTTATCCCTACCCAGCGGCCAACCCGGAGGTGGAAGCGAGTTCCATTCGTCAGGATTTATACCGACGGGATTTTACCATCAACGCCCTTTCCATCCGTCTTACCAATCCCAGCCCCGGCAAATTGCTGGATTTTTTTGGTGGCATGAATGACCTGCAAAACCAACAAGTGCGGGTGCTCCATGCCAATAGTTTCATTGAAGACCCTACCCGTATCTATCGAGCTGTCCGCTTTGTGGTGCGCCTCGGTTTTGACCTGGAACCCCAAACGGAAACCTATATCCGTTATGCGATCGCTAGTGGAGTGTATGAACGTTGGCGGTTAACGGAGCATCCCACCCCAGCCTTAACTACCCGTTTAAAGGCTGAGTTGTCCATTATTCTCAAAGCGCCCTACTGGAAAGGGGCATTAACGTTACTGGCGGATTTAGATGCTCTTAAATGCCTCCATCCAGAGCTAAAGCTAACGGAGCAATTATGGTGGCAAGTGCGCTGTTTGTCCCGTTGGTTACGCTGGCTAGATCCAGAACGACAATTGGAGCATTGGTTACTGCGACTAGGGATTTTATTGGGGGCTTTACCCCAGCAGGAAAGAATTAAAATTGCTACGGGATTACAGTTACCCAAGACCATGATTGATGGACTGGCTCACCTGGAAAGAATGGAAACGGCGATCGCCGAAGGTTTGGGTTCCCAGCCATGCCCCAGGGCCAGCGTTATTTACCAGACTTTGAAAGGCTATGACCGTGCCTATTTATTTTTAGTGGCCGCCAGGGGGCATAAGCTGTTGAGAAAGCAAATTTGGTTTTATTTCAATCAGTTATGTCAAGTATCGCCATTTTTAACTGGCCATGACCTCAAAGCGTTGGGCTATAAACCAGGACCTCAGTTCAAGCAAATTTTGGCCGATTTATTAAACGCTTGTCTAGACGGAGAATTAGGCGATCGGCAACAGGAAGAAGCCTGGCTCAATGCCCATTATTCTTTACCGGAAAAAGTTTGA
- a CDS encoding four-carbon acid sugar kinase family protein → MADPTKIIVIDDDPTGSQTVHSCLLLMQWDVATLRRGLQDQSPIFFILSNTRALPPTEAEEVVTEICRNLKVALAAETVDHYLVVSRSDSTLRGHYPLETDVINRELGPFDAHFLVPAFFEGGRVTKDSVHYLIVDGEFVPVAATEFAQDSVFGYHHSYLPDYVAEKTQGKIEAAQVERITLGDLSDADNASSDKSLGDRLMGFTHNQCVVVDGETQKDFDRLAASMLIASDQGKHFLLRSAASILTSLANLGPQPVAPVAMATYKPTDQPGIILVGSHVQKTTEQLMTLLKDETVQGIEVPVQQLRDNRDSESEIIAKALTTVNEIRAGGKTPVIYTSRGELSFASVQARLDFGVTLSQLLMKIVQQLPQDIGFLISKGGITSNDVLSVGLQLTSVRLLGQIIPGCSLVRTAEDHPRFPLLPVVLFPGNVGNARGLATVYERLSQKPNS, encoded by the coding sequence ATGGCTGACCCCACCAAAATCATTGTCATTGATGATGACCCTACCGGTTCCCAAACGGTTCACAGTTGCTTATTGCTGATGCAGTGGGATGTGGCAACTCTGCGGCGGGGCCTGCAGGATCAAAGCCCGATTTTTTTTATCCTCAGCAACACCAGGGCCTTGCCTCCAACGGAAGCGGAAGAGGTGGTGACGGAAATTTGCCGAAACTTAAAAGTGGCCCTAGCGGCGGAAACCGTCGATCACTACTTGGTGGTGAGTCGTTCTGACTCCACCCTGCGAGGCCATTACCCCTTGGAAACCGATGTGATCAACCGGGAGTTGGGCCCCTTTGATGCCCATTTTCTAGTGCCAGCATTTTTTGAGGGGGGAAGGGTGACCAAAGACAGTGTCCATTACTTGATTGTGGACGGTGAATTTGTGCCAGTGGCGGCAACGGAATTTGCCCAGGATTCGGTGTTTGGCTACCACCATAGTTATTTGCCCGATTATGTGGCGGAAAAAACCCAAGGTAAGATTGAGGCAGCCCAGGTGGAGCGCATCACCCTGGGGGATCTTAGTGATGCCGATAATGCTTCCTCGGATAAATCCCTCGGCGATCGCCTGATGGGTTTTACTCATAACCAGTGTGTGGTGGTGGACGGGGAAACCCAAAAGGATTTTGATCGGTTGGCGGCAAGTATGCTCATAGCTAGTGACCAGGGCAAACATTTTTTGTTGCGGAGTGCGGCCAGTATCCTCACTTCCCTGGCTAATTTGGGCCCCCAGCCGGTGGCTCCGGTGGCGATGGCTACCTATAAACCGACCGACCAACCAGGGATAATTTTAGTGGGTTCCCATGTGCAAAAAACCACGGAACAGTTGATGACATTGCTCAAGGACGAAACGGTGCAGGGCATTGAAGTTCCAGTGCAACAATTGCGAGATAATCGTGACAGTGAAAGCGAAATTATTGCCAAAGCTTTAACGACGGTGAATGAAATTCGGGCCGGGGGCAAAACGCCAGTAATTTATACTAGTCGAGGGGAATTAAGTTTTGCTTCGGTGCAGGCACGATTAGATTTTGGCGTTACCCTGTCCCAACTGTTAATGAAAATTGTTCAACAATTGCCCCAAGACATTGGCTTTTTGATCAGCAAAGGAGGTATTACTTCCAATGATGTACTCAGCGTGGGCTTACAGTTAACTTCTGTGCGCTTGTTGGGACAGATTATTCCCGGTTGTTCCCTAGTGAGAACTGCCGAAGATCATCCCCGTTTTCCCCTTTTGCCGGTGGTGTTATTTCCCGGTAACGTGGGCAATGCTCGGGGTTTAGCCACGGTTTATGAACGTTTGTCCCAAAAGCCTAATTCGTGA
- a CDS encoding hemolysin family protein has protein sequence MLEILAVILVVLLGSGICSCSEAALFSVPLVKVRQLSQSNNPSAVALQAIRHKMNRPIGTIVVLNNIFNIVGSITIGSLAAKHLQDAWMGVFSGVLTLLIIVFGEIIPKTLGERYATSISLLIAIPLRFLTLLFTPLVWLIEQITNPFTHGKRMPSTNEAEIKFLATLGYKEGVIEGDEEQMIQRVFQLNDLMAVDLMTPRVIITYLLGELTLGECQQDIIQSQHTRILIVDEYIDEVLGIALKQDLLTALIQGEGDKTIGELARPAQFVPEGMRADKLLKQFQEKREHLMVVIDEYGGVAGVVTLEDVIEVLTGEIVDETDKNIDLQEIARKKRQTLLKQRGLAA, from the coding sequence ATGCTGGAAATTCTGGCGGTTATTCTCGTTGTTTTATTAGGTTCTGGTATTTGTTCCTGTTCCGAAGCAGCTTTGTTTTCTGTGCCCCTGGTCAAAGTGCGGCAGTTGTCCCAATCAAATAATCCTTCCGCTGTTGCCCTGCAGGCCATTCGCCACAAGATGAATCGTCCCATTGGTACCATAGTTGTACTCAATAACATCTTTAATATCGTCGGTAGTATCACCATCGGCAGTCTGGCGGCCAAACACCTGCAAGATGCTTGGATGGGAGTTTTTTCTGGGGTATTGACCCTATTGATTATTGTTTTTGGTGAAATTATTCCTAAAACTCTAGGAGAGAGATACGCCACTAGCATCTCCCTGTTGATCGCCATTCCCCTAAGGTTTTTAACTTTACTTTTTACTCCTTTAGTGTGGTTAATTGAGCAGATTACTAATCCCTTCACCCACGGGAAAAGAATGCCCAGCACCAACGAGGCTGAAATTAAGTTTCTAGCTACCCTTGGTTATAAAGAAGGGGTAATTGAGGGGGATGAAGAACAAATGATTCAGCGGGTTTTCCAGCTTAATGACTTAATGGCGGTGGATTTAATGACCCCAAGGGTGATTATCACCTATCTTTTGGGAGAGCTAACCCTAGGGGAATGTCAACAGGATATTATCCAATCCCAACATACCCGGATTTTGATTGTTGATGAATATATCGATGAAGTGCTAGGTATTGCCCTCAAACAGGATTTATTAACTGCTTTAATCCAAGGTGAAGGTGATAAAACCATTGGTGAATTAGCCAGGCCAGCCCAATTTGTGCCCGAGGGCATGAGGGCAGATAAATTACTTAAACAATTCCAAGAAAAACGGGAACATTTAATGGTGGTTATTGATGAGTATGGCGGCGTTGCGGGGGTTGTTACCCTAGAGGACGTAATTGAAGTTTTAACGGGGGAAATTGTCGATGAAACCGACAAAAACATTGACCTCCAGGAAATTGCCCGTAAGAAAAGACAAACCCTATTGAAACAACGGGGGCTGGCTGCCTAG
- a CDS encoding photosystem II S4 domain protein yields the protein MLPREALLKGTQDREAIARVIDQAEQALRTWEVVVTDFCAPPLIAEIQTRFGSLTELHFLPWGGYPQAERQRVAIARAEIPLETEQIPLTVLDMAGNFLFDPASHRDFLGALLGTGLVREKVGDIILLGERGAQAIVVPEVAEFVSLHLTQVRTVPVKAKAITPEELKIRPPKTKEMTTVEASLRLDAIASAGFGLSRSKMAEAVNQGNVQVNWKPVTQSSYALKAGDLVTYRGKGRLEIGEITVTKKERYRIQLTRYI from the coding sequence ATGTTACCAAGAGAAGCTTTATTGAAGGGAACCCAAGACCGGGAGGCGATCGCCAGGGTAATTGACCAGGCGGAACAGGCCCTTCGTACGTGGGAAGTGGTGGTGACGGATTTTTGTGCGCCCCCTCTGATTGCAGAAATTCAAACCCGTTTTGGTTCCCTAACGGAATTACATTTTCTACCCTGGGGGGGGTATCCCCAAGCGGAACGACAGAGAGTGGCCATTGCTAGGGCGGAGATACCCCTGGAAACGGAACAAATCCCCCTAACTGTATTGGATATGGCTGGTAATTTTCTCTTTGATCCCGCCAGTCATCGGGACTTTTTAGGGGCGTTGTTAGGCACGGGGTTAGTGCGGGAAAAAGTGGGGGACATTATTTTGTTGGGAGAACGGGGTGCCCAGGCGATCGTGGTGCCGGAGGTGGCGGAATTTGTCAGTCTCCATCTAACCCAGGTGCGCACTGTACCGGTTAAAGCTAAGGCAATTACGCCGGAAGAGTTAAAAATTCGCCCCCCCAAAACCAAAGAAATGACCACTGTGGAAGCTTCCCTGCGCTTGGATGCCATTGCTTCAGCGGGGTTTGGTTTGTCCCGCAGTAAAATGGCCGAAGCTGTCAACCAGGGCAATGTGCAGGTCAATTGGAAGCCTGTTACCCAGTCTAGCTATGCCCTCAAAGCGGGGGATTTAGTTACCTATCGGGGGAAAGGTAGACTAGAAATAGGCGAAATTACGGTCACCAAAAAGGAACGTTATCGCATCCAATTGACCCGATATATTTAA
- a CDS encoding cryptochrome/photolyase family protein, with protein sequence MTIGIWVLGDQLWSGQAALNSYQDNCSQVPILLIESAEFARQRPYHRQKLVLVWSAMRHFAEELRAEGWSVTYEIAEDFLTPLYHWLKTQGISHLQVMTPSDRPFATWLRSLTLPCELTLLPNNHFLWSKEDFASWAGDRQRLLLEDFYRAGRKRWQILMADGQPVGGRWNFDQENRKPAKKHLSPPMPLSFVPDDITQQVIERVEQLNLPGYGQLSSFQWGVSRQDALQGLQYFIDVGLSQFGTYQDAMVMGQKTLWHSLISPYLNLGMLTPLEVIEAVTNAVATQNISLNNVEGFIRQVLGWREYLQGIYQWVEEDYGQNNWFNHDFLLPEFYWQSSQTKMNCLATVLKQVEQTGYAHHIQRLMILSNFSLIVGVNPQQLQQWFHAAFIDAYDWVMQTNVLGMGQFADGGLLASKPYAASANYINKMSDYCQQCPYNPKARTGKDACPFNYFYWDFLARHQEKLQHTGRMGLILANLKRIDPKEMSAIQKLAEDWRQVHVSP encoded by the coding sequence ATGACCATTGGCATTTGGGTATTGGGAGATCAACTTTGGTCGGGGCAAGCGGCCTTAAATAGCTATCAAGATAATTGCTCACAAGTCCCCATTCTCCTGATTGAATCGGCAGAATTTGCGCGCCAACGCCCCTACCATCGCCAAAAATTAGTGTTGGTTTGGTCCGCCATGCGGCACTTTGCAGAGGAATTGAGGGCCGAAGGCTGGTCGGTTACCTATGAAATCGCCGAAGACTTCCTCACCCCCCTATACCATTGGCTCAAAACCCAGGGCATTAGCCATCTCCAAGTCATGACCCCCAGCGATCGCCCCTTTGCAACTTGGTTACGGTCTCTTACTCTGCCCTGTGAACTAACCCTATTGCCCAACAATCATTTTCTCTGGTCTAAGGAGGATTTTGCCTCTTGGGCTGGCGATCGTCAGCGCCTATTGCTAGAGGATTTTTACCGGGCCGGGCGCAAACGTTGGCAAATTTTAATGGCGGACGGCCAGCCCGTGGGGGGCCGCTGGAATTTTGATCAGGAGAATCGCAAGCCGGCCAAAAAGCACCTTTCTCCCCCCATGCCCCTCTCCTTTGTCCCCGATGACATTACCCAGCAGGTTATCGAACGGGTAGAGCAATTAAATTTGCCTGGTTATGGGCAATTATCTAGCTTTCAATGGGGAGTTAGCCGTCAAGACGCTCTGCAAGGGCTGCAATACTTTATAGATGTCGGTTTGAGTCAATTTGGTACCTACCAAGATGCCATGGTGATGGGGCAGAAAACCCTATGGCACAGTCTCATTTCTCCCTATTTGAATTTAGGAATGTTGACTCCGTTAGAAGTTATTGAAGCAGTTACCAATGCTGTTGCCACCCAAAATATTTCCCTGAACAATGTGGAAGGTTTTATCCGTCAAGTTTTGGGCTGGCGGGAATATCTGCAGGGCATTTATCAATGGGTAGAAGAAGACTACGGCCAGAATAATTGGTTTAATCACGACTTTCTTTTGCCCGAATTTTATTGGCAATCCAGCCAAACCAAGATGAATTGTTTAGCTACTGTTTTAAAACAGGTTGAACAGACGGGTTATGCCCACCATATTCAACGGTTAATGATCCTTAGCAATTTCTCCCTCATTGTCGGCGTCAATCCTCAACAACTCCAGCAATGGTTCCATGCGGCTTTCATTGATGCCTACGACTGGGTAATGCAAACTAATGTGTTAGGAATGGGGCAATTTGCAGACGGAGGATTATTGGCATCAAAACCCTATGCTGCTTCTGCTAACTACATCAATAAAATGAGTGATTATTGTCAACAATGTCCCTATAATCCCAAAGCCAGAACTGGCAAAGATGCCTGTCCTTTTAATTATTTCTATTGGGACTTTCTCGCACGGCATCAAGAAAAACTACAGCATACTGGGCGGATGGGCCTTATTTTGGCTAATTTGAAACGTATTGATCCAAAGGAAATGTCGGCAATACAGAAGTTGGCAGAGGACTGGCGCCAGGTTCATGTAAGCCCATAG
- a CDS encoding IS701 family transposase: MTKTREAKKTVQCVDTYSELYKDIFPEVRSYESFKYIIVGILSDIKRKSLPAIASSLGLKNEQGLLHFMTDSPWELKELEKRRLNIILEVLEGREIIVIIDETGDPKKGKTTDYVKRQYIGNLGKIESGIVSVNAYGYCNGVTFPLESKVFKPKERLKEGDKYKTKPELAVEIIKELEESGFKIKRVVSDSLYGESHSNFISAVEELKIEYAVEIRSNHGVWLPKEAKVRANKWRRFEHIRWDGKQEDRYIREIVYGKKNAIRYWEIKTETEKEEEKAGWFVMTRIPDIKYKEVVRIYGVRSWIEYGFKQCKSELGWADFRVTHYEQIQKWWELVMCAYCMICFYDENFNPTLNSTSKYHQKHEKWDKEEGWKKWLNNLRLVISVFNAINLIKKWLKVFPFAHVLDELTKLYNKVDKLDRLKYLLNSWNTFYSSSA, translated from the coding sequence ATGACAAAGACAAGAGAGGCGAAAAAGACAGTACAGTGTGTAGACACATATAGTGAACTGTATAAAGATATATTTCCAGAAGTGAGGTCTTATGAGTCATTTAAATATATCATTGTGGGAATATTAAGTGATATAAAAAGAAAGAGTTTACCTGCAATAGCATCATCACTAGGATTGAAAAATGAACAGGGATTACTGCATTTCATGACAGATTCTCCTTGGGAATTAAAAGAATTAGAAAAAAGAAGATTAAATATTATCTTAGAAGTTTTAGAAGGAAGAGAAATAATAGTAATAATAGATGAAACAGGAGACCCCAAAAAAGGGAAAACAACAGATTATGTAAAAAGACAATATATTGGAAATTTAGGAAAAATAGAAAGCGGTATAGTGTCAGTAAATGCCTATGGTTACTGCAATGGAGTAACGTTTCCTCTAGAATCAAAAGTATTTAAACCAAAAGAAAGATTAAAAGAGGGAGATAAGTATAAAACAAAGCCGGAATTAGCAGTAGAGATAATAAAAGAACTAGAAGAAAGTGGTTTTAAAATAAAAAGAGTAGTGTCAGATAGCTTATATGGAGAAAGCCATAGCAATTTTATCAGTGCCGTAGAGGAATTAAAAATAGAATATGCAGTGGAAATCCGGAGCAATCATGGGGTCTGGCTTCCAAAGGAAGCTAAAGTAAGGGCAAATAAGTGGAGGAGGTTTGAACATATAAGATGGGATGGAAAACAGGAAGATAGGTATATCAGAGAAATAGTTTATGGCAAAAAAAACGCAATAAGATATTGGGAAATTAAAACAGAAACAGAAAAAGAGGAGGAAAAAGCAGGATGGTTTGTAATGACTCGAATACCAGATATTAAATATAAAGAAGTTGTCAGAATATATGGGGTAAGGTCATGGATAGAATATGGATTTAAGCAATGCAAAAGTGAATTAGGATGGGCAGATTTTAGGGTAACTCATTATGAGCAAATTCAAAAATGGTGGGAATTAGTGATGTGTGCATATTGTATGATTTGTTTTTATGATGAGAATTTTAATCCGACTCTAAATTCAACGTCAAAGTATCATCAAAAGCATGAAAAATGGGATAAAGAAGAAGGGTGGAAAAAATGGCTAAACAACCTACGATTAGTGATCTCTGTATTTAATGCAATAAATCTTATCAAAAAGTGGTTAAAAGTATTTCCATTTGCCCATGTTTTGGATGAGTTAACTAAACTTTACAACAAGGTTGATAAGCTAGATCGATTAAAGTATTTGCTAAATTCATGGAATACATTCTATTCTTCTTCTGCCTAG
- a CDS encoding ABC transporter permease — protein MTQSIILAELGSWLRRSGQAILLLGNTSFQLFTGRIDGHNTTQQLMFVGPASLPITLITAAVIGMIFTIQVAREFLAFGAGSAVGGILMLALGRELCPIMTAVVVAGRVGSAFAAEIGTMRVTEQIDALYMLNTNPVEYLVIPRLLACCIMVPTLSVLALVTGMMGGAMISSNVYGIANQVFFESIQTFVTPWDIFCGPIKGIVFGVLIAIIGCNWGLTTRGGAKGVGESTTAAVVTSLLAIFVSNFLMSWIMFQGSGSGAVLMGN, from the coding sequence ATGACCCAATCAATCATCTTGGCAGAATTAGGCTCCTGGCTCCGGCGATCTGGACAAGCAATTTTATTGTTGGGCAACACTTCTTTTCAGCTTTTTACCGGCAGAATTGATGGGCACAATACCACTCAACAGTTAATGTTTGTGGGCCCCGCTTCCTTACCTATTACCCTGATTACCGCCGCCGTCATCGGCATGATTTTCACCATCCAGGTGGCCCGGGAATTTCTGGCTTTTGGGGCAGGTAGTGCGGTGGGAGGAATTTTAATGTTAGCCCTGGGGCGAGAACTATGCCCGATTATGACAGCGGTGGTGGTGGCGGGGCGAGTCGGCTCAGCCTTTGCGGCAGAAATTGGCACCATGCGGGTAACAGAACAAATCGATGCTCTCTATATGCTTAATACCAACCCAGTGGAGTATTTAGTTATTCCCCGGCTCTTGGCCTGTTGCATTATGGTGCCCACCCTTAGTGTGCTGGCATTAGTCACCGGCATGATGGGAGGGGCGATGATTTCCAGCAACGTTTACGGCATTGCCAACCAGGTATTTTTTGAATCAATACAGACCTTTGTGACTCCCTGGGATATCTTTTGTGGTCCCATCAAGGGCATTGTGTTTGGCGTTTTAATCGCCATCATCGGTTGTAACTGGGGTTTAACCACCAGGGGCGGGGCTAAAGGAGTGGGGGAATCCACCACCGCCGCTGTGGTAACTTCTCTGTTAGCAATTTTTGTGAGTAATTTTCTGATGTCTTGGATTATGTTCCAAGGCAGTGGTTCCGGTGCCGTGCTAATGGGTAATTAA